From a region of the Methanothermobacter tenebrarum genome:
- the cfbB gene encoding Ni-sirohydrochlorin a,c-diamide synthase, which produces MRVVLAGSGSAVGKTTISTGIMKALSSEGVQPFKVGPDYIDPSYHTMATGNPSRNLDSFFMSKGQIREAFIRGMEASSARMAIIEGVRGLYEGISPVDDVGSTASIAKALNAPVVLIINSRSLVKSAAAIVLGFKALDPEVKIEGVILNQVKNKKHYLKTKKAIEELSDTIVIGGIPRRKDLKVEQRHLGLVPAVERENLKFSIEKWGNVVEEYIDLDELKNIMKNAKKIKGKREPLWQVKNRKKVKIGVAYDEAFNFYYIENLEALKDNKASLYYFSPLHDEEIPDVDGIYIGGGYPEIFAKQLERNTSMKDSIKKFHEDGKPIFGECGGLLYLSKSLDGHEMCNIFPYKSTMTRKVQGLSYVIAKSVIDNIISPRTEIFKGHEFHYSNIQVTGNPQFAFKIQRGKGIKEGMDGLTSKKTLASYIHIHTASCPTFAATLTSNALEQ; this is translated from the coding sequence ATGAGAGTTGTGCTTGCAGGTAGTGGTAGTGCTGTCGGTAAAACCACCATTTCCACTGGTATAATGAAGGCATTATCCAGTGAGGGCGTTCAGCCTTTTAAGGTTGGCCCAGATTATATAGATCCATCTTATCATACTATGGCCACGGGTAATCCTTCACGTAATCTTGATTCTTTTTTCATGTCAAAGGGGCAGATCAGGGAAGCATTCATAAGGGGCATGGAGGCATCTAGTGCACGTATGGCTATTATAGAGGGTGTTCGCGGTTTGTATGAGGGTATAAGTCCAGTTGATGATGTTGGGAGTACAGCATCAATAGCAAAAGCTTTAAACGCCCCTGTTGTGTTGATAATTAATTCTAGAAGTTTGGTAAAAAGTGCAGCTGCAATAGTGCTTGGTTTCAAAGCATTGGATCCTGAGGTTAAAATTGAAGGAGTGATCCTAAACCAAGTTAAAAATAAAAAGCATTACCTTAAAACTAAAAAAGCCATTGAAGAGCTTTCAGATACTATAGTAATTGGTGGCATACCTAGAAGAAAAGATTTAAAGGTTGAACAGAGACATTTAGGATTGGTGCCTGCGGTTGAACGTGAAAATTTAAAATTTTCAATAGAAAAGTGGGGAAATGTAGTAGAAGAATATATTGACCTTGATGAACTCAAAAACATAATGAAAAACGCTAAAAAAATAAAAGGCAAAAGAGAACCTCTTTGGCAGGTAAAAAACCGTAAAAAGGTTAAAATAGGCGTAGCATATGACGAGGCATTCAACTTTTACTACATAGAGAACCTAGAGGCTCTAAAGGATAATAAAGCCAGTTTATATTATTTCAGCCCATTACATGATGAAGAGATCCCTGACGTCGATGGAATCTATATCGGTGGAGGATACCCAGAAATTTTCGCAAAACAACTCGAAAGAAATACTTCAATGAAAGATTCCATCAAAAAGTTCCACGAAGATGGAAAACCAATATTTGGTGAATGTGGGGGTCTATTATATCTTTCAAAATCCCTAGATGGACATGAAATGTGCAACATATTCCCCTACAAGTCTACAATGACACGGAAAGTTCAAGGTTTAAGTTACGTAATAGCAAAATCAGTAATAGACAACATAATATCTCCAAGAACTGAAATTTTCAAAGGACATGAATTCCATTACTCAAACATCCAAGTTACAGGCAATCCACAATTTGCATTTAAAATACAGAGAGGAAAGGGCATAAAAGAGGGCATGGATGGTCTCACATCTAAAAAAACCCTCGCAAGTTATATTCATATACATACAGCTTCATGTCCCACATTTGCGGCAACACTAACATCCAATGCACTAGAACAATAA
- a CDS encoding oligosaccharide repeat unit polymerase family protein gives MFKNKDIFSPYIIIVAIIAYLLMAYVAFHYKIRGLNFPSPISIIYIGIGSLFYALGVLASSNFKLSPYKVKGEFSHIYEPLLLIILIISTILAAWNLYNVGGIPLFSGYLKAKALTKIWFISYLLFLFSINLLLARFKRNFYYGLLILGLILFALTGYRTTTVVILLSVLINLYYTRHISIGKLTIIGILIISLTILIGYVAVKSIEWQHWSLNPIELFFYRAGYTLTVFDRLIQFEGATQGRLLYSTLTGFFTSTDPRIIVGTTVLGYKHSSTSTIFGPATLDFGFFAMISQMFIIGLILGLLHIIQRVKKGFFTALYAIILAHTLVWIETGPTDLVVWIFYLIAVAVIIKEAYYESGHRS, from the coding sequence ATGTTTAAGAATAAGGACATTTTTTCACCTTATATAATAATTGTTGCAATCATAGCATATCTCCTAATGGCATATGTAGCATTCCATTATAAAATCAGGGGCTTAAATTTCCCATCACCAATCTCCATAATCTATATTGGTATAGGTTCACTATTTTACGCTTTAGGAGTTCTAGCATCCTCAAATTTCAAATTATCCCCATATAAGGTCAAAGGAGAATTTAGCCACATTTATGAACCACTTTTGTTAATTATTCTAATCATAAGTACAATATTAGCGGCATGGAACTTGTACAATGTTGGTGGCATACCATTATTTAGCGGATACCTTAAAGCCAAGGCCCTAACCAAAATCTGGTTCATATCTTATCTTTTATTCCTGTTTTCTATAAATCTATTACTGGCCAGATTTAAAAGAAATTTCTATTATGGGCTTCTCATCCTTGGACTAATTTTGTTCGCTTTAACAGGATATAGGACGACCACAGTGGTCATATTACTCAGTGTACTTATAAACCTATATTATACAAGGCACATTTCCATAGGGAAGCTTACTATCATTGGAATCCTTATAATTTCCCTAACCATTCTTATAGGTTATGTTGCCGTTAAGTCGATAGAATGGCAGCATTGGAGTTTAAATCCCATAGAATTATTTTTTTATCGTGCAGGGTATACATTAACAGTTTTTGACCGTTTAATCCAATTTGAGGGCGCTACACAAGGTAGATTATTATATTCTACTTTGACCGGATTTTTCACATCTACTGATCCTAGGATTATCGTGGGGACAACAGTCCTAGGATATAAACATTCAAGCACCTCAACAATCTTTGGACCCGCAACTCTAGACTTCGGCTTTTTTGCCATGATATCACAAATGTTCATCATAGGTTTGATCCTTGGTTTACTCCATATAATCCAAAGGGTCAAAAAAGGTTTTTTCACAGCTTTATACGCGATAATATTAGCTCACACTCTTGTATGGATTGAAACTGGCCCTACAGATCTTGTGGTATGGATATTCTATTTAATAGCTGTGGCTGTGATAATAAAGGAGGCATATTATGAAAGTGGCCATCGCAGCTGA
- a CDS encoding F420-dependent methylenetetrahydromethanopterin dehydrogenase, producing the protein MVAKIGVLKCGNLGTSPVIDLVLDERADRPNVEIRVMGSGTKMNPDDIEFVVPKMLELDRDFVIFISPNPGAPGPARARELLSEADVPAMIVGDAPGLRVKDEIEEQGLGYIIVKADSMIGARREFLDPTEMAAFNADLMKVLALTGAYRVVHNTIDAMIADVEAGKEIELPQLVITRDVAVEAADFKNPYAKAKAMAAYEIASKVADIDVEGCFMVQDPEKYIPIVASAHEMMSTAARLAEEAREIEKSNDTVKRTPHGKEGETLSKEKLLEKPS; encoded by the coding sequence ATGGTTGCGAAGATCGGTGTACTAAAATGTGGAAACCTTGGGACATCCCCAGTGATAGACCTAGTACTTGATGAAAGAGCTGACAGACCAAATGTCGAGATCCGTGTAATGGGATCTGGAACAAAAATGAACCCTGATGATATAGAATTTGTAGTCCCCAAAATGCTCGAACTAGACAGAGACTTTGTCATATTCATAAGCCCAAACCCAGGAGCACCAGGACCTGCAAGAGCAAGAGAACTACTCTCCGAAGCTGACGTACCCGCAATGATAGTGGGAGATGCTCCAGGACTTCGCGTGAAAGACGAAATCGAAGAACAAGGCCTCGGTTACATTATAGTTAAAGCAGACTCCATGATAGGTGCAAGGAGAGAATTCCTAGACCCAACCGAGATGGCAGCATTCAACGCAGACTTAATGAAAGTACTTGCATTAACAGGCGCATACAGAGTAGTCCACAACACAATCGACGCCATGATAGCTGATGTAGAAGCTGGAAAAGAAATTGAACTACCACAACTTGTAATTACAAGAGATGTAGCAGTTGAAGCCGCAGACTTCAAGAACCCATATGCAAAGGCAAAAGCCATGGCAGCATATGAGATAGCATCAAAAGTCGCTGACATCGACGTTGAAGGATGCTTCATGGTACAAGACCCAGAAAAATACATACCAATAGTAGCATCAGCACACGAAATGATGTCAACAGCCGCAAGACTAGCAGAAGAAGCAAGAGAAATAGAAAAATCCAATGACACCGTCAAGAGAACACCACACGGAAAAGAAGGAGAAACACTATCCAAGGAAAAACTACTCGAGAAACCTTCATAA
- a CDS encoding NAD(P)/FAD-dependent oxidoreductase translates to MFDVIIVGAGPGGLIAADKLADHLKVLVVDKGRDMDKRYCPALKDGICRRCSPCNIMCGLGGAGGLSDGKLNLRPDIGGDLEEFVDTKKAWKLVEEVDSFFLKHGAPEELYSPKEKEVEKILKKSAAAGINFIPIIQRHIGSDKTPMVIKSIKEDLEKRGVEFLLETKALDIITKNGKIEGLKIEDKNGKENIIKCRFLILAPGRSGSMWLAEQMKKLSIPIKYNPVDIGVRVEVPNIIMEDITKINWDPKFHIITKSYDDFVRTFCVCNKGFVVEEAYDDFKGVNGHSMRTKASENTNFAFLVKVELTEPVENTSAYALSIAKISNTLGGGKPIIQRLGDLRKGRRSTWRRLKRSPVKPTLKDVTPGDIALVLPYRIVLDIIEGLEALDKVIPGVASDSTLLYAPEIKLYAMRIKVDKHMRTPISGLYAVGDGAGVSRGIVGAAATALIAAEHIKSLKS, encoded by the coding sequence GTGTTTGATGTAATAATAGTTGGGGCCGGTCCTGGAGGTCTCATCGCCGCAGACAAACTAGCAGATCATTTAAAGGTTTTAGTGGTTGATAAAGGAAGGGACATGGATAAACGGTATTGTCCGGCCCTAAAAGATGGTATATGTAGAAGATGTTCACCTTGTAACATAATGTGCGGCCTCGGAGGAGCTGGCGGATTATCAGATGGAAAACTAAACCTAAGACCAGATATCGGAGGCGACCTAGAGGAATTTGTAGATACAAAAAAGGCATGGAAGCTTGTAGAAGAAGTTGACAGTTTCTTCCTCAAACATGGAGCCCCAGAGGAATTATATTCGCCCAAAGAAAAAGAAGTGGAAAAAATTTTGAAAAAATCAGCAGCAGCAGGTATAAATTTTATTCCCATCATTCAAAGGCATATAGGATCCGATAAGACGCCCATGGTCATAAAATCCATAAAAGAAGACCTTGAAAAAAGGGGCGTGGAATTTCTCCTAGAAACAAAGGCATTAGATATCATAACAAAAAATGGAAAAATAGAGGGGCTCAAAATCGAAGATAAGAATGGGAAGGAGAATATCATAAAATGTAGGTTTTTGATCCTTGCACCTGGAAGATCTGGTTCCATGTGGCTTGCGGAGCAAATGAAAAAACTTTCAATCCCTATAAAATACAATCCAGTGGATATAGGAGTAAGAGTTGAAGTCCCAAATATCATAATGGAGGATATCACAAAGATAAACTGGGATCCAAAATTCCATATTATAACAAAAAGCTACGACGACTTTGTAAGAACTTTCTGCGTCTGCAACAAAGGTTTCGTGGTCGAGGAAGCCTATGACGATTTCAAAGGGGTTAATGGGCATTCGATGCGCACAAAAGCATCTGAAAACACCAATTTTGCTTTTTTAGTCAAAGTTGAGCTTACAGAGCCGGTTGAAAACACGTCTGCGTACGCCCTTTCAATCGCAAAAATTTCTAACACACTCGGCGGAGGCAAACCAATAATACAAAGACTAGGAGATCTTAGAAAGGGGAGAAGATCCACTTGGAGGAGATTAAAAAGGAGTCCCGTGAAGCCAACATTAAAGGATGTAACACCAGGAGACATTGCACTTGTCCTACCCTACAGGATAGTCCTTGATATAATAGAAGGCCTAGAAGCACTTGATAAAGTCATACCAGGAGTGGCCTCAGATTCCACGCTTTTATATGCTCCTGAAATAAAACTTTATGCAATGAGAATAAAAGTGGACAAGCATATGAGAACCCCAATTAGCGGATTATATGCTGTGGGAGATGGTGCAGGAGTTTCAAGGGGTATTGTAGGCGCTGCCGCAACGGCACTTATAGCCGCCGAACATATAAAATCTTTAAAGTCTTAA
- the hisB gene encoding imidazoleglycerol-phosphate dehydratase HisB, whose amino-acid sequence MMRKAQKSRKTHETEVKVDINLDGEGNYIIDTGLKFLDHMLESFTMHGLFDLEIKVKGDLEVDDHHTIEDVSITLGKAFKKALSDKKGIKRMAHAIVPMDESLAMVAVDLGGRAYSVLDMEFKRDKVGDISTENIPHFMESFAKNAEINIHAKVNGKNDHHKIEALFKALAIALRSAVKIEHQKIPSTKGDL is encoded by the coding sequence ATTATGAGAAAAGCCCAAAAATCGAGGAAAACCCATGAAACCGAGGTTAAAGTGGACATAAATTTAGATGGTGAAGGAAATTATATCATTGACACAGGACTCAAATTCCTCGACCATATGCTAGAATCTTTCACCATGCACGGACTATTCGATCTTGAAATAAAAGTAAAGGGGGACTTAGAAGTCGATGATCACCACACCATCGAAGATGTTAGCATAACATTGGGCAAAGCCTTCAAAAAAGCCCTATCAGATAAAAAGGGTATAAAGAGAATGGCCCATGCAATAGTACCGATGGATGAATCACTCGCAATGGTGGCAGTGGACCTTGGAGGAAGGGCATATTCAGTCCTTGACATGGAATTTAAGAGAGACAAAGTTGGTGATATTTCAACAGAAAACATTCCACATTTCATGGAATCATTCGCAAAAAATGCTGAAATTAACATACATGCAAAGGTCAATGGAAAAAATGACCACCACAAGATAGAAGCTCTTTTCAAGGCACTTGCAATCGCGCTAAGAAGTGCTGTGAAAATCGAACATCAAAAAATACCAAGTACAAAAGGTGACTTATAA
- a CDS encoding ferredoxin family protein, with product MKIIIDHEKCTGCGECKESCPKGGKIWTIDRKKKIAIPSNLEYCHLCIICASRCPEEAIRIIRDDNYEKSPKIEENP from the coding sequence ATGAAGATAATCATAGATCATGAAAAATGTACAGGTTGCGGGGAATGTAAGGAATCATGCCCCAAGGGCGGTAAAATATGGACGATAGATCGGAAAAAGAAAATAGCGATCCCATCCAATCTCGAATATTGCCATCTTTGCATTATCTGCGCAAGCAGATGCCCCGAAGAGGCTATAAGAATAATAAGGGATGATAATTATGAGAAAAGCCCAAAAATCGAGGAAAACCCATGA